Below is a genomic region from Bacillus mycoides.
TTTCAAATGCATTTGTCCCTCCATCATCTAAAGGAAGATTATGATGTACTTGCCACCCTATTGGAGGCTTTCCTCTTTTCATCAATTCTATACCTCCATCTGATATACCAGCATTCTTGAGTTCAGCAAGCTTAACAGGGTCATTAACTAAGGATTTAAGAAAATCTTTTCTGACACTTCTATCAAATTCCTTCCGAAGTTGTTCAGCTTCTTCTCGGGTTCTCTTAGAATAAGTAATTTCATCAACTTTAACATCTTTAAGCATTACATCTTCTCCATATAATTTACCAACAAAAATGTCACCATCCGTAGTCCTTTTAGTATATTGATAAGGTGATAGCTTATCCTTAGCTGTTTGATAAGTATCAATAAAGCTAGATTTTAAGGAACTTCCCCCAAAACCAGCATAAGCAAAACGGTTTCCAATGTTTAAATTAAAATTATTTAATGCATTTAGTGTGTTTCTATATGTAGCAGAATTAGTTACTTTGGACATACCTTTTGCTAGATTTGCAGTAGTTGCTACCTTCGATGCTTTACTTAATCCTTTATCACCAATGAGACCTAGCCCAACTTGAGTTAAAGCATAACTTCCCCACTTCGCCCGACTTTCTGCGTCTCCATTTATTACATCATCAATAAATGAATCCGACAATGTATTATACATGGTACTAAGGGTATCGATAGGGTGCAAAGCAGCGTTCCCCATATTTTCCCACGTTTCCCAATCTCCTAAAGCTTTTATTCCGTCTATTGTATCGCTAACTGCTTGTCCCGTACCATCTACAATACCGTCCCAAATTTTTTCACCAGTAGATTTTTCAGGTAGCTTACCACACATTTCACCTTCTTCAATTGAATGGGCAGCTTGACGTGCCCTCTCTTCTGTAATTGCTTGAATTGAAGTTGTCCATTCCATATTCAATCCTTGTATACTAAATGTACCACTGGCAGGACTAAAACCTTTTCCACTTTGTACCTCTGCTAAACCTTGTGCGATACTAGCTGCTAGTTGAAGTGCTGTATCATAATTACTACTAGAAGCATAATTAAATTCGTATAAATGTTCTAGTTTCTCTTGCATTTTTTTCCTCATGACAGTAAAAAGATTCGCCATAGCGTCCATACCTGGGATTGGCATAGCTTGACTGATGGCTTCCATACTTGCTTTCATTCGGTCAATTTCTCGAATTTGTTCTAATATTTCTTGTTCGATTACATCTGTGGAAGCGACTTGTGATTGAAATTGACTTGGAAAAGCATCATTCTGACGAATTAACTCTTCACACAGATAAATGATTCCTTGTGCTAAAGGACGAAAGGTTTGTACAAAAAATGATTTTGCACTGCTATAAGTTTGTCCTTTTAGAACAGTATCAATTGCAAAAGCGTCAATCGACTGAATGGCTTGTTCCATACCTTGAATGGTAGCAGTACATACAGCATTCATGCTTTGAGTTTGGCTTTGTACTTCTCCCAAATACATATTTAAACTCATGAATTGCCCTTCCTTCTTTATACAGTATTTTATAAGAAAATTATACCATGTTAAATTCCCCCACTGTATCAAATGTTTGAATTTACTAAACACAATGAATTAATGAATTTCTTCTTTTAAAATAAAATTGTCAAACAAATGTTGAGAAATACCGAAATTCAATTTCCATTATATTCTATTCTTGTTATCATTTAATGTAAGACTATTCAGAAAAGGAAGGGATTATATGCATGTTCCAGTGAAGGGGAATGAACAGATTTCAAAGTTATTTAATGACTGGTATCAAGCTATACTACAACATCAAAATATTCAAGCAACAAACTTAAAACAAGAAGTTGAAGATAAGCTTTCCAGTATAAAAGAAGATAAAAATTTATTATTATACTATTCATTATTAAACTTTAGATATAAAGTGCTAACCGATGGACTTAACATTACAAAAGACAGCTTTAATGAAATTAACTCCTTTGATATACCTGAAAATAGCTTTCTAACTTATTATTATCACTTCTTCAAAGCTATTCACAGTACAATTCTTGCAGACTACAATGAAGGTGGGAAACATTTTGAAAAAGCAGAAAAACTTTTAATGTATGTGCCTGCCGAAGTAGAAGAAGCAGAATTTAATTATAGGTTGGCATCTTTCTATTACCAAACTTATAAACCCCTACCATCTATTTCATATGCTAACAAAGCAAAAGACTTTTTCAGCAAAACTAACTGTTATAACATTAACATTGCTTTATGCGAAAACGTTCTAGGATTAACGTGTATTCAGATAAAACAATTTGAACAAGCAGAAGAACATTTAAATAAAGCGATTGACATTGTTAAAGAGATTAATAACAATGAACTACTGTTACGTATTAGAAATAATTTAGGCTGGTTATACGCAAATCAAAACCTTTCAGATTTAGCTATTCGTCATTTATCAGAAGTTACAGAACATCTTCCAAACCATTATAAAGCTATATTCTTACAGGCTAGGGAATATTATAAATTGGGCGAACACAACAAGGTTAATACACTAATTGAAAAAGGACTTGCAGCTTGTACTAAGATAGAAAATAAGGAATACGTGCACCGTTTTAATATCCTGAAGGAAATGAATAATGGTTCTGATTCTCTAACGTTGGAAAGTATTATTTTAGAAGGAATTTCTTACTTCGAAGCAGAAAATTTAACACGTTGCGTACAAGAATATACGGAACTATTAGCAACTATGTTTTATAAGGAAGAGAACGAGAAGAAAGCAAGCAAGTATTTTTACATGAGTAATGAAGCAAGAAAGAAATATGAAGAAAAAGGGGCGTTAGTGTAATGAAAAAACTTAAAACAGCACTACTTTTATCGGTTACGGCATTTAGTTTCTTAGCAATGGCTGAGGGTGACACACCTGCACCACAAAAGCCTGGCTTAGCGTATAGTCACGGTCATACTGGTGGTTCTCCTGAATATACACATGGAGAAGGTTGGTCTCCATCTTACACACACGGAGAACCTTGGGGTATAGCTGATGGTAACACTGGTTCACCTGCTTATGACCACGGACGACCACCAATACCACAAAAACCTGACTTAGTTTAAAAACAATAAAACAATTTAATGAAAGAAAAAGAACGTCACCCTTAAAAGTGCGTTCTTTTTTATCTAACTTTAACTTTGAAAGGACTGAATACAAAGTATGTTTGATGGAATATCTATTGAAATAATAAGCAAGTTTTCACCTGTTATTGTTGCTATAATGGGGATTATTACAGGGGTTTTCATGTATACCAGCAACCAATTTATATACATAATGACAACTAATTCACTGGATAAGCAATTTAGGGATAGGTCTAATCAAGCCAAACTACAATTTTGGTTCTATATCATAGGAATATTCTTTGTAACTATATTTTATTTACTCTATACAGCCATTATTTATCAGAATTTATATGGATATAGTCACCGTATATCTTTTTTATGGAATATTATCGTTTGGTTTATTAGTTTTTCATGTTTTATTGTTGTTTTTTATATGCAAAAAAAGTTTAATAAATTTATAAACAAAAGATGGCATGTTAAGTTTTTTCTCCTACATTGTACCTCTATCATGTTAGTATTCTTTTTTGCTACATGTAAGCACCTTGAAAAACAAAATTATGCCGATTATATAGTACAAGGAGGGGCTTTAGCATTTTTATTAAGCTTTTTTTACTTTTGTTTGTTACGTGCACAAATCATAGCTATAAATCGACAAGTTGATTATGATATTCAATTACTTACTGATGACACCTTTAGGAAAATAAAAAACTTAAAATATGAATACTCGATGGACGAAAAGAGAATGGTTTTTTCTACCGTAGAAGAATCTAAAGAAAAAGTTAAATATGTGTGTGACTTTTCTTCAAAGGTCTATATGAAATGTACAAAAATAATTAAAAAAGATATAACTGCTGTCCAATCACCACTGTCTAACAATACGGACATTAAAATCGTAAACAATATAGAACATACTAAAGATATTTAACATATGTATATCATTTACCAAATACATCAACCGTAATTAAACTTTCCGTCACTACCTCTTTACTTTCAACGAACACCAAAATAAAAAAAGCGTGCCTCCTTATAGGGAAGCACGTTAAAAAATTAATTATCACATTGTTAGTGTACTTTCATCATATATAATTAGTCATCTCTACTGCTGGCAATAGTTAGGGGATTGTTAAGGTGTCTCTATTGTTACAAAAAGTTCTGAAAACCGTTGTGTAATTTTTTGAAAAGGTTTTTCTAAAGTGAAAATTGCAATTTCATGAATACCCCTTATCCTATCTTGTAGAGGTTTGCTGTTCCTTGCTGAATTATGGCACAAATTTTAGGGAAGCTGGTAAAGGCTTGCTTAATATTGTTACAACACATTATATAGTTTACATATTTATGTAAAGAAAGACATTTAGGAATGGCACAGCGAAGACATAGCAAAGCCATTACGACATCTCAAAGGTTTCCCAACCCCACCGTAAATTTTTTTTGAACGACATGGCTATTTACAAAGAGAATAAACTTGAACCACCCTTCCCCCGTAAAATGGCATAAAAAATAGACGTACAGCAAATCCACTTTGCCATACGCCTTTCCATTGTATTATACCGCTAGTACTTGTATTAAATTTAGCAGTATTGAAACATAACTTCGCTAAAAGAAGTGGTTACTTTCATTATACGTATTTTCTTAAATGTTCACTAGTCGAGTTATGAAAAATTGTGTAGGAGTGTTTCGGACACGAGTTCGCCGTATATATAGATAAGCCCCCCATGATATACCCTTCCTTCAAAATAAAAGAATATACTAAGTAACTAACGTTTATCCTAACGCACCTTACACCTTCATACAGCATCTTCATTATGACTTCATGTTTACTTATTCTTATTATTATGTTTGTACATTGCCTTATGCCTATGTATACGTGTGTATGTACTAGCGTGTTGTGCTTGCCTATCACTGTACGATGCTGTGTCTATTGCCCCTTGCCTTACTATACTGTGTGTATGTGTAGTGTCATGTGGTGTATGGCAGTAGTGGACTGGGTGTGTTACTGCTGCTGTGGTATGTACTGTGTGTTGTGTGGTGCATTAGGTGGCGTGGTTATACGTGGGCACATACCTACTTACACACGGGTGTACACTATCACCGCACAAGGGGCATTATAGTAGTAGGTGATTACAGCCTGCATATGGGACGAATAAAGACGTTAAAAAGAGAAACTTAAATTAAGACGGGCTAAATAAAAAATCTTTTCATCGATTCCCTAAAAGTAGACAAAGCGGGAATAAAAATAAAACCTTAATTTTACTATGTTTAATCATTCCCTATTTTCATTCCCTAAATTAAATGTTAGAATGAGAACATAAATAAAAGAAACGGGGAATTACATAATGACTATTTACGGATATGCAAGGGTTAGTACCAAAGAACAAAATTTAGACACTCAACTTAAACAATTACAGGGTTATAAATGTGATACTATTGTAGAAGAAAAATTTACTGGTGCTACGTTTAAACGTCCTAAATTAGATAAACTATTAAAAGAAATGCAATCAGGGGACAAACTCATAATTACTCGTGTTGATAGATTAGGGCGTAATACAAAGGAATTATTGACCTTAGTAGAAGAGTTACAAGCTAGGGACATAACGCTATTTATTATGGAATTAGGAATAGAAGCCACACATAGAAACGGGAAACTTTTTCTTACAATCCTTTCAGCACTGGCAGAAAATGAACGTGAATTACTAGCAGAAAAACGACAAGCTGGGATTAAGTTAGCTAAAGAAAAAGGTGTGAAGCTGGGGCGTAAAGGCAAGGCAAAGGGGCAAGTACAGCAAGCTATAGAATTATGGAAAACTAAAGAATACACTATTAAGGAAATCGAAACACGTACAGGTGTTAGTAAGTCCATTCTGTACCGTGAAATAGCAAAGCAAGGGCTAACACGAGATTAACTTTTAAGTTGTCTACAAGGGACGTAGGCGGTTTTCTCATGTTTCAGGACACTTTATTTTACTATTATCCTATTAACACTTTTTTTCGGTTATTTTAAAGGCACGAAAATAACATGTGTGATTTCACTTTAAATTAAGGGGGACTAAAAACGCCTATAAATACAGATATGACAAGGCTTTCTCCACCACTAACTATACCTGAAAAATTTATCAACCCTCACAATAAACGGTGTACGCAAGCGGTGTTAATTTAGAATTACCCGCTATTAACCTTACTAATTTTGTCAATAAAAAAATGCCCTTTCCATTATAGGAAAAGGCTTTATTATTACAACATATTCAATTCTTCTAATAATTCAGCATCTGACTTCTCTTCTTTCACTACTGCAGTAACTTCCTGCTTATCTACAAGTAAGCCGTATGTCTTCAGTAATAATTCTAAATATTTTACATGGCTGCGTGTATTACCGTTTAATGCCTTCTTACGTAAAATGTCCAATGTTTCAACTAAATACTCACCATGAACAGATAACGCTAACTGCCGTTTATATTCGGCAAATTCTTTGTTCTTCTTCCAATTTGTAATTGTGTTAAAATGTACTCCTACTTCTTCAGCAATACTTTTTAACGTCCTTTCAGGCTGATATACCATTAATTCAGCCACTTGCTTTTGTTTGTCATTTAACATAGTAAAAAACCTCCTAATACATTTAATTAAACGTTATAGCGTTATATTCCGCCCCTAACGGGTCGGGACTGCGGTTACGGCTTCCGCCTTCACCTTGTCTATTTCTTGATAGTGTTCTTAGTTAATAGTCTCTAGTACTACTATGAATAGTGTCACTATAACAGGGAAAGGGGCGTTAGTCCCTTGTACTGTTATGCGGTATGTTTTGTGCACTTTATATATATCTTTTCTAAAAGGGCATTGTTTAAAAACCTAGTAATATCAGGGGTTCCAGCAATTGTTTGCCCCTTTTTTTGTGCAAAGATTTATTATTAACCTTTAACCCTGTCCAATTATTTCATTATTCAAGTACTTTTCTAGTAAATTCCTCATACGTTCTGACGGGATATATAGCTGTATTTCCTCACCTTTACGTACCCTACTTCTAAAGACCCATTGCAACAACTCTGATAGTGCAAATAAATCTTGATTTACCTCTATTCCTTTATCAGTAAAGAAGCGTTTTAAAATTGGATTTAAGAAACGATTAGCTAAATAAACGCAAACGGACTTATCAGCATAATCATTGGTAGCACGACAAGTTACTTCTACAAATTGTTTCTTTAAATTTTTCGGTGTAATAGCTTTTTTAATTGTGTCCTTTTCGCCTAAAAATGTAGTCCACATCACATCATTAGAGTTTGCCTTGCATTTATGGCGGTAAAAGTTGTAAGCATTGTCCTTTACCAGCTTCTTAAGATGACTATCATTCACTAGCTTCTTTAAATGACTGACAGAAAAAGGGTGCCGTCCTTCACCAATCTTGTTTAAATCCGTCTTATCACGGGTTGTTGAATAGAAAATTTCAATGAGTTCCTTTAAATGTGCCTTATTTTCCTTATGTAGCGGCACGTATGGAATTAACTCATAGCGTCCGTTCTTATTACTTACAGAATGATAGGTGTACTGTACGTTAAACAAGTCATAGTAGTAACGCTGAATTTGCCCGTCAAACATGTATGTAAGTACATACACTTCCTCAAATGCCTTAAATGCTTCTACTGGGAATGTCCAGTACATAGCTACGTTATCGTAAATCATTAGGTTGTTAGCTTCAGCAAGATTACGAATTTTGGTAAATTGACCTTCTTTATAGGAAGGGGCATTCCACTGCACGAAACCATTTTCTTTAACCACAATAAGCGGTTCACCCTCCTTATTAGTTGCTGATAGCAGTAATTGCAAGTCGTCCTTACTAATTTTCTCTTGTTCAATTACATTCATAACCTCATCTAAAATAAGCGTATACCCCTGTGCCTTAAGTAGTTCGACTAGTTCAGCGTCCGTATTTTGAAATAGCTTATGTGTAGAAACAATGTCTTCTCCTTTTAAAATAAGTGTCTTCAAATGATTTAACTTCTTTCCTTTTCCTTTAGAAGCTTCAGGCTGTACAAAACTTCTATCTTTACAGGAAGCAATCACCCGTTCTACCTCTGTTTTAAACGGTGTAATGTAAATAAATTTTTGGTATGGTGGTGCTTCATTCATATACTGAATAGCCCAACTTGTTTTACCTGTTCCCATAATTGAGTCGATAATTTTAACTTTTAGTGGTACTGGTTTTCTTACCAGTGAATTTTTTACATGTTCCATTTTGGTTCCCCCTTCGTATTTTCGTTACGTAGAGGTAGTACCGTTAATCACAAATTTAAGGACACGTATGTATGTGATTAATAAGAAGGCGAACCGCAATGGCTGCCTTCATTGTGTTAAATATATAATTATTACTGCTTATCTTCTTCACTAGGATTTCTACGACTTACTGAACCTAAAGAAGCTGCAGTTGTTTCAGAATGTTGTAACATTGTAGTAGGTACGGTGTTGAATGGAACTTTAGGACTTTCTAGTACTCTATCATACCCTAGAAATTCATTTGTGTGCTTACCTATCATTTTATAAGCAAGGTCACGTTTCTGTGCTTCAGCCAAAATAGGGTTAGCCCCTTCAATTGCTTCTGCATGTTGTACCTTCATTTCTTTATTTACAACCGCAATAGCTGTCAACATGTCATACAGTGTTTGCTGAATATCCTGTGTCATATTGTAAGCTGCATGCATAGCCGACTTATCTTTCCTTTCTGCCTCTTTTAACAATGGAAAGTATTTTGCTTTTACATCAGCAATTTGTTTTTCAGTTTCTTCTAATACAGTGTTAATTGTAGATAATTCCATAACTAATACAGCATAATCTTTCTTAGCTTCAATAAGTTGTCTAGCGGTTGCCTTCTCATCTTGTTGTTTTAATAAATTTTCAGTCATTAGCGTTTGGTACTTTTCCTTCTCGCCTAATAATTCCACATGTTGTTCTTCCAGCTTCTTTACTTCAACTTCATATGCCTTTAAAACTTTTTCAGTTTCCTTGTACAGTTTCATACCCTTTACTGCCGCTTCTACACCAGCCGCATCAACTTTTAACAATGTCATTAATGTTCCTCCTTAAACCTTATAGTTTCTTGCACGTTTTATATCAACTGCCCGTTTAAAAATTTCTATCTCCTCATTCGAAACTCTCATTCGTCTAAAGCCATCTTTCAATTTACTTTGTAGATTTACTGTGACGTCCATATAGCCACTCTCTAAATGGGCGATGGTAGTTTGATGTACGCCACAGATTTCCCCGAATTGTTCCTGTGTCTTGTTTCTAGAAATTCGTGCGAGTTTAACTATTTCTCGTGTAATTTCATGATTATAAGTCCCACGTGTCAACGTTTATGCCCCCTTATATTATTGATTTAATAGCCGTATGCAAAAGAAAAAGAGGACGGAAATAACCGCCCCCTAATTGGAGAAATGAAATACTTCTTTAAACATAACAGCTATGGAAGGAGAAAGCACTCCCTCCTACACTCATATAGGTGTGAAATACCCTCTAATTACAGGCTTAAATTAATAATTTATTAAATAATATTATCGCACCTTCTTAAGTACATCATCTAACTTTAAATTTCATCTATGGTATTGACATACATGTCTACTACCTTATCATGAAAATATATTCGAGAAAGATTTCGCCAATTGTTCTATTTGTTTCTCATTAAATCGTTTTACTACAGACAGTGTGCCACCACTTTCTGTTTCCACTAGTAAATAGTCCTTGGTTTCGAAATCTTTCATAATTCGAATACCTGTTGTTTGTGGATTCGGTTGTTTTTCTGAATCCTCTTTTTTTAACCCTATTTTTCTTATTGACCGTGTTTTTTCTTTTATTTCTTTAAGTCTTCCTATTAACTCATCATCAAATGTGACATAACCCTTCTCATCTCTTTTTACAGGAATATCATATCGTTTAATCCAATAGTTAATAGTACTATTACCAATTCCTAGCAATCCAGCTACTTCAGCCCGACTTACTCGTTTTATATTTTCACTATCGTCTAATGCTAACTGTTTTGTTAATCGCTGAGATTCTTCCTTATTGTTTCTTGATAGAGGGGGAACTTTGTTTTTTAATTCTTCTAGCCTATTTCTTACATCCAATTTTTGTTTATCGCCACAAGGGATGACAGTTAAATTACATTTTCTTAAATCATAGGGGTTATCTGTTAAGTTTACGACATGGCGTAACTTATCATTGATTCCCATAATAAATCGCGAAAGAGTTACTGCCTTTCTGTCTATATCAATCCCACCTATAAATTTCGTTCCTTCCCTTTTCCAGCTTTTCCATTCTCCTTTTACAGCCCCATCAACTTTCTGGAAATCTTCTGTGTCAATGTATACCCTCTTTATTTGTTTTGTTTGAGTATCTGGGCAATATATCACTGTCAATCCTTCGCCCAAATGTCTAAACTCATTTATCATATATTTCACACCACCCTATTTAATAGAATATTATTAATCAATTTAAATTTTATAATTTTCTTTCTATTAAGTCCACATAAATTTCCATGTTGGTTAAATAGGGAAAGAAATTTGCTAAATCTCCTGATATACATTTTATCTCTTCTAACTACTATTTTATGTGGTCTCCTATAGCATACTCTTCATGTAGTATCTATTCTTTATAATGTTTCTACGCTTCATTTAGCATATTTGTTTAACTTTAGTTA
It encodes:
- a CDS encoding T7SS effector LXG polymorphic toxin, coding for MSLNMYLGEVQSQTQSMNAVCTATIQGMEQAIQSIDAFAIDTVLKGQTYSSAKSFFVQTFRPLAQGIIYLCEELIRQNDAFPSQFQSQVASTDVIEQEILEQIREIDRMKASMEAISQAMPIPGMDAMANLFTVMRKKMQEKLEHLYEFNYASSSNYDTALQLAASIAQGLAEVQSGKGFSPASGTFSIQGLNMEWTTSIQAITEERARQAAHSIEEGEMCGKLPEKSTGEKIWDGIVDGTGQAVSDTIDGIKALGDWETWENMGNAALHPIDTLSTMYNTLSDSFIDDVINGDAESRAKWGSYALTQVGLGLIGDKGLSKASKVATTANLAKGMSKVTNSATYRNTLNALNNFNLNIGNRFAYAGFGGSSLKSSFIDTYQTAKDKLSPYQYTKRTTDGDIFVGKLYGEDVMLKDVKVDEITYSKRTREEAEQLRKEFDRSVRKDFLKSLVNDPVKLAELKNAGISDGGIELMKRGKPPIGWQVHHNLPLDDGGTNAFENLTLIQNHPYHKAITNTQRTLTKGLQPGDSVDISWPIPKYNIYPKGE
- a CDS encoding tetratricopeptide repeat protein, which produces MHVPVKGNEQISKLFNDWYQAILQHQNIQATNLKQEVEDKLSSIKEDKNLLLYYSLLNFRYKVLTDGLNITKDSFNEINSFDIPENSFLTYYYHFFKAIHSTILADYNEGGKHFEKAEKLLMYVPAEVEEAEFNYRLASFYYQTYKPLPSISYANKAKDFFSKTNCYNINIALCENVLGLTCIQIKQFEQAEEHLNKAIDIVKEINNNELLLRIRNNLGWLYANQNLSDLAIRHLSEVTEHLPNHYKAIFLQAREYYKLGEHNKVNTLIEKGLAACTKIENKEYVHRFNILKEMNNGSDSLTLESIILEGISYFEAENLTRCVQEYTELLATMFYKEENEKKASKYFYMSNEARKKYEEKGALV
- a CDS encoding recombinase family protein yields the protein MTIYGYARVSTKEQNLDTQLKQLQGYKCDTIVEEKFTGATFKRPKLDKLLKEMQSGDKLIITRVDRLGRNTKELLTLVEELQARDITLFIMELGIEATHRNGKLFLTILSALAENERELLAEKRQAGIKLAKEKGVKLGRKGKAKGQVQQAIELWKTKEYTIKEIETRTGVSKSILYREIAKQGLTRD
- a CDS encoding phBC6A51 family helix-turn-helix protein; this encodes MLNDKQKQVAELMVYQPERTLKSIAEEVGVHFNTITNWKKNKEFAEYKRQLALSVHGEYLVETLDILRKKALNGNTRSHVKYLELLLKTYGLLVDKQEVTAVVKEEKSDAELLEELNML
- a CDS encoding helix-turn-helix transcriptional regulator; protein product: MTRGTYNHEITREIVKLARISRNKTQEQFGEICGVHQTTIAHLESGYMDVTVNLQSKLKDGFRRMRVSNEEIEIFKRAVDIKRARNYKV
- a CDS encoding MerR family transcriptional regulator, producing MINEFRHLGEGLTVIYCPDTQTKQIKRVYIDTEDFQKVDGAVKGEWKSWKREGTKFIGGIDIDRKAVTLSRFIMGINDKLRHVVNLTDNPYDLRKCNLTVIPCGDKQKLDVRNRLEELKNKVPPLSRNNKEESQRLTKQLALDDSENIKRVSRAEVAGLLGIGNSTINYWIKRYDIPVKRDEKGYVTFDDELIGRLKEIKEKTRSIRKIGLKKEDSEKQPNPQTTGIRIMKDFETKDYLLVETESGGTLSVVKRFNEKQIEQLAKSFSNIFS